A region from the Coffea eugenioides isolate CCC68of chromosome 9, Ceug_1.0, whole genome shotgun sequence genome encodes:
- the LOC113783026 gene encoding MADS-box protein SOC1-like isoform X2: protein MVRGKTQIKRIENAASRQVTFSKRRRGLLKKAFELSVLCDAEVALIIFSPSGKLYEFSSSSATSTIERYQKNIRNLCPSEKMALQHSQNFEEEVAILRKKLEILEETKRKLLGDGLDTSSFDELQQIEGQLERSLNIIRSRKSLLFWEQIDHLKEEEKILRKENAELREKYDQQRLGPSISRQPLSLRQVKEIETRLFIGLPESSNYP from the exons ATGGTGAGGGGGAAAACTCAGATTAAGAGGATAGAAAATGCAGCAAGTAGACAAGTGACATTCTCAAAGAGGAGAAGGGGACTTCTCAAGAAGGCCTTTGAACTATCAGTTCTTTGTGATGCAGAAGTTGCACTGATCATTTTCTCCCCCAGCGGGAAGCTTTATGAGTTCTCAAGTTCCAG TGCCACAAGTACAATAGAGCGCTACCAGAAGAATATCAGGAATCTATGTCCGAGCGAAAAAATGGCTCTACAACATTCACAG AATTTTGAAGAAGAGGTTGCAATTCTGAGAAAAAAACTTGAGATTCTTGAAGAAACTAAACG AAAGTTGTTGGGAGATGGCTTGGATACCTCCTCTTTTGATGAGCTGCAACAGATAGAAGGTCAATTGGAGAGAAgtttaaacatcattaggtcaAGAAAG AGCCTATTGTTTTGGGAGCAAATTGATCACTTGAAAGAAGAG GAGAAAATCCTCAGGAAGGAAAATGCGGAATTGCGAGAAAAG TATGACCAGCAACGATTGGGACCATCGATTAGTAGACAGCCCTTATCACTGAGACAAGTAAAGGAGATAGAAACACGACTGTTTATTGGACTTCCTGAAAGTTCAAACTATCcctag
- the LOC113783026 gene encoding MADS-box protein SOC1-like isoform X1 has translation MVRGKTQIKRIENAASRQVTFSKRRRGLLKKAFELSVLCDAEVALIIFSPSGKLYEFSSSSATSTIERYQKNIRNLCPSEKMALQHSQNFEEEVAILRKKLEILEETKRKLLGDGLDTSSFDELQQIEGQLERSLNIIRSRKSLLFWEQIDHLKEEEKILRKENAELREKINLQYDQQRLGPSISRQPLSLRQVKEIETRLFIGLPESSNYP, from the exons ATGGTGAGGGGGAAAACTCAGATTAAGAGGATAGAAAATGCAGCAAGTAGACAAGTGACATTCTCAAAGAGGAGAAGGGGACTTCTCAAGAAGGCCTTTGAACTATCAGTTCTTTGTGATGCAGAAGTTGCACTGATCATTTTCTCCCCCAGCGGGAAGCTTTATGAGTTCTCAAGTTCCAG TGCCACAAGTACAATAGAGCGCTACCAGAAGAATATCAGGAATCTATGTCCGAGCGAAAAAATGGCTCTACAACATTCACAG AATTTTGAAGAAGAGGTTGCAATTCTGAGAAAAAAACTTGAGATTCTTGAAGAAACTAAACG AAAGTTGTTGGGAGATGGCTTGGATACCTCCTCTTTTGATGAGCTGCAACAGATAGAAGGTCAATTGGAGAGAAgtttaaacatcattaggtcaAGAAAG AGCCTATTGTTTTGGGAGCAAATTGATCACTTGAAAGAAGAG GAGAAAATCCTCAGGAAGGAAAATGCGGAATTGCGAGAAAAG ATAAATTTGCAGTATGACCAGCAACGATTGGGACCATCGATTAGTAGACAGCCCTTATCACTGAGACAAGTAAAGGAGATAGAAACACGACTGTTTATTGGACTTCCTGAAAGTTCAAACTATCcctag